The following DNA comes from Candidatus Methylacidiphilum fumarolicum.
CACATAATAGGCTTGCGTCCATAGATTTTCCCGGCAACGAAGGGTCTTGAGCTTCGGGAAGCACTCCTGAGAGCCCCACGGGACGTGTAACCCTTGAGGGGTCCCACGATCGTTGAAGGCGACCAACGAGGTGGGACCGATACGAACAATGCACATGGTCGATATCCGTTTCCAAAGCTGGGAGCCGAAAGCCGTGTTGCCGGCAGCATTCGGCGAGCAGAGCCTTGCAGGCCGCCTTCACATCACCGAATAGAATTCTGCGACGGTATTTCGGTATCCATACAAAGTGATAGGCGAGCTGATAATGCCCCCATCATGTTTTTCCGGTTTGTCATGTATCAGTCATACTGCTATGCATAGTATCTGTGGAAGGGGTCCACATCCTATCCTTGAAGCGTATCTCCAAAAGGGAGGCTCTCCACCATCGGCAAGGCCAGGGGGAGGCGGCAAAGGTCTGGGTGGCGTGCCGGAACATGCATCTTAAGGCTCGCCAGATGAATGCGCCATGGCCCAGACGCGATAAATATCCAAAGCCACCGCCCGAGGATGTTACGCCTTGCATTCCCAAAGCGTCCAACAGGTCTTTCGCATCTTCGATGCCAGCCGTGGAAGCAGTTCGCAGGAACCGCCGCGATGGTCGCAGGGAAATCCGTTATCTATACAAGGACAAAGGCTTTTTCTCCCTGATGTGGCCAGCTCAAGCAATGGGACCAGAGGAAAAGCGGATCGTCCTCCCCATGGGATGAGGCAGGTCGTCTCTGAGATTGCCACGTCCAGCTTGGCTTTTGTGCAAATCCGCTTGCCTGATCGTATGGAATGGCCTGCACAACGAATGGCACATAACCTTGGTCGAATCGGCAGCTGACTCGGACTCGCAAGAGACTACGGAGCGGTGTGTCACGGTGGATTTCGGTCAAATTCATTAGGCCGCCGTGGTCTCCAACGACGGCAATGCCCTGGTCGTTTCCGGGCGAAGAATGCGAATCATCAAACAGCTACACAGTAAGCGACTCGGAGAAATCCAGAAAAAGCGCTTCCGATGTAAGAAGGGTAGTCGACACGCTTACGCAAGCTTGGACGAGCCAGAGCGAAGCACACGCTGCTTCATAAACGCAGGATTTGCGACCTGCGTCACAAAGGTATCCGGAAGATCATAGACTTTTACCTGTATCATGGAATTCAATCCAT
Coding sequences within:
- a CDS encoding transposase encodes the protein MCIVRIGPTSLVAFNDRGTPQGLHVPWGSQECFPKLKTLRCRENLWTQAYYVGTARAVSVEVIRRYIAACQGK